Part of the Flavobacterium sp. MDT1-60 genome, TTTGCCTTGTAAATTTTAACCGTACATTCCCAACGAGGTGCAATATTTAAATCTTCGTATTGCAAACCGTAAAGCGCCATTGATTTCATCAGTACATTTCGATCAAAACTTTCATTGTGTGCAACAACGACTCTATTTTTTAATCTTCTTTCAATTTCGGGAAATACCTGAGAAAAAGATTTCGCATTAATCGTATCTCGAGGATATATACCATGAACCTGAATTGTAAAAGGATTATATAAATTATTTGGAGGTTTAATTAAAGAAACAAACTCGTCAACAATAATTCCGTTTTGTACAGTAA contains:
- a CDS encoding 3'-5' exonuclease, encoding MNFTAIDFETATGYHPCSVGIVTVQNGIIVDEFVSLIKPPNNLYNPFTIQVHGIYPRDTINAKSFSQVFPEIERRLKNRVVVAHNESFDRNVLMKSMALYGLQYEDLNIAPRWECTVKIYKAKGLKPTKLSDCCREMKIQLNHHEALSDARACAKLYMLK